The Primulina eburnea isolate SZY01 chromosome 8, ASM2296580v1, whole genome shotgun sequence genome contains a region encoding:
- the LOC140838379 gene encoding dehydrodolichyl diphosphate synthase CPT3-like: MEMDNKKESLVGRLFGSSIGYMRRFIFRVLSVGPIPNHLAFILDGNRRYARKWNLGEGKGHRAGFLSLMSLMKYCCELGVKYVTIYAFSIDNFKRRPDEVQSVMDLMLEKIEGLLKEENIVNQYGVRVYFIGDLNLLSETVRLAAEKAMKATSNNDKSILLICVAYTSTDEIVHAAQESCEDKWHEIQSIMKTNDAQNGEIGKGKLGENHVIKVADIERNMYMGVAPDPDILIRSSGETRLSNFLLWQTSNCLLYSPKALWPEVGLHHLVWAVLNFQRVHIELQKRRRQL, from the coding sequence AAGGAAAGTCTTGTTGGCAGGTTGTTTGGAAGTTCCATAGGCTACATGCGAAGATTTATTTTTCGTGTTCTTTCTGTGGGTCCAATTCCAAATCACCTGGCCTTTATTTTAGATGGAAATCGAAGATATGCCAGGAAGTGGAATCTTGGAGAAGGAAAGGGCCATAGAGCCGGGTTCTTGTCTCTCATGTCTTTGATGAAGTACTGCTGCGAATTGGGTGTGAAATACGTGACCATATATGCGTTCAGCATCGACAATTTCAAAAGAAGGCCTGACGAAGTTCAGAGTGTGATGGATTTGATGCTCGAGAAAATTGAAGGTTTGCTCAAGGAAGAAAATATAGTGAACCAATATGGGGTGAGGGTATATTTCATCGGGGACTTGAATCTTTTAAGTGAAACTGTAAGACTTGCCGCTGAAAAGGCTATGAAAGCCACATCTAATAATGACAAAAGCATTCTCCTTATTTGTGTGGCCTAtacttcaactgatgaaattGTGCATGCTGCTCAAGAATCTTGCGAAGATAAGTGGCATGAGATTCAATCTATAATGAAAACGAATGATGCTCAAAATGGTGAGATTGGTAAGGGAAAACTTGGGGAAAACCATGTTATAAAGGTTGCAGATATCGAGAGAAACATGTACATGGGAGTGGCACCCGATCCTGATATCTTGATCCGTTCCTCAGGCGAGACTCGACTGAGCAACTTTCTGCTTTGGCAGACTTCAAACTGCCTTTTGTATTCCCCCAAAGCATTGTGGCCGGAGGTTGGCTTGCACCATTTAGTGTGGGCTGTACTGAACTTCCAGAGAGTCCATATTGAACTGCAGAAGAGAAGGAGGCAGCTGTAA
- the LOC140838380 gene encoding probable L-type lectin-domain containing receptor kinase S.5 yields MANLIIAAIAIILFCLSTIGAEAQKLRTFQRQYGPFNQTHFEIFEVVRPATISNDALQVTPDSASPDFNKSYNAGRIILKQSFKLWDGNNTASFNTSFLVNVYRPQNDTPGEGVAFVIAPDLLLPHNSFGEFLGLTNSSTDGNATNKILAVELDTFKQSFDPDDNHVGVDLNSVRSVKTESLTPHNITIAPMGARFYNVWIDYDGNGKVIEVYMAEQAMKNGPTPAKPGSPILSVDNLDLREQVNQYSYFGFSASTGNATELNCVLRWNLTVHYFPEEKSKWMIIVVGAGVPALVLLLVGGAWFGYCLHKKQMANSKRSLVGALKSLPGTPQEFRYRDLKKATHHFDGKNKLGEGGYGVVYRGFLAKEDLEIAVKCFSRGSIEGEDDFLAELTIINRLRHKHLVKLLGWCHKNGKLLLVYDYMPNGSLDKHLFVGPNVEPLEWNVRFKIISGVASALQYLHNEYEQRVVHRDLKASNIMLDSNFNARLGDFGLARALENEKTSYAEAQGVLGTMGYIAPECFHTGKATQQSDVYAFGAVCLEVVCGRRPGSKIDRYNLLVDWVWSLHRERRLLEAVDPGLGENYVAEEAERLLLLGLACSHPDANERPKTQAIFQMIISGTMPVPEVPPFRPAFVWPAAGPIDLDSSSAFSTSQYLSKESYTGNTDSLV; encoded by the exons ATGGCGAATCTGATAATCGCCGCAATAGCTATAATACTCTTTTGCCTTTCGACCATTGGTGCTGAAGCTCAAAAGCTCAGAACATTCCAGCGCCAATACGGCCCTTTTAACCAGACACACTTCGAAATCTTTGAGGTTGTCAGGCCTGCCACTATCAGCAACGATGCTCTCCAGGTGACACCTGACTCGGCTTCTCCTGATTTCAATAAGTCTTACAATGCAGGCCGTATCATCTTGAAGCAGTCTTTCAAGCTGTGGGATGGCAATAACACCGCATCTTTCAACACTTCTTTTCTGGTTAACGTCTACCGGCCCCAGAACGATACCCCCGGCGAAGGCGTAGCCTTCGTCATCGCCCCTGATCTGTTGCTGCCTCATAATAGCTTTGGGGAGTTTCTGGGTCTGACGAATTCGTCCACTGATGGGAACGCCACGAACAAGATTCTCGCGGTTGAGCTGGACACTTTCAAGCAATCTTTCGATCCGGACGATAATCATGTCGGAGTGGACTTGAACAGTGTCAGATCCGTGAAGACTGAATCTCTCACACCCCACAACATCACGATTGCTCCCATGGGAGCCAGATTTTACAACGTCTGGATCGATTATGACGGTAATGGAAAGGTGATTGAAGTGTACATGGCGGAACAGGCGATGAAAAATGGCCCAACTCCCGCGAAGCCCGGCTCGCCCATCCTATCGGTGGATAACTTGGACCTGAGAGAGCAAGTGAACCAGTATTCGTATTTCGGGTTCTCCGCGTCAACTGGGAACGCGACAGAGTTGAACTGCGTGCTGCGGTGGAACCTAACTGTTCACTACTTTCCTGAAGAAAAGAGTAAATGGATGATAATCGTAGTGGGTGCCGGAGTTCCGGCACTTGTGCTTCTGCTCGTGGGCGGCGCGTGGTTTGGGTACTGTTTGCACAAGAAGCAGATGGCAAATTCGAAGCGAAGTTTGGTGGGGGCATTGAAAAGTTTGCCGGGGACACCACAGGAATTCAGGTACAGGGATTTGAAGAAGGCAACCCACCATTTCGATGGAAAGAACAAGCTCGGGGAGGGAGGATACGGGGTGGTGTACAGAGGGTTTCTGGCTAAGGAGGATTTGGAGATTGCGGTGAAATGCTTCTCCAGAGGGAGCATCGAAGGGGAAGACGATTTCTTGGCCGAGCTCACAATCATCAATCGGCTTCGGCACAAGCATCTTGTCAAATTACTCG GATGGTGTCACAAGAATGGGAAGCTGCTGTTGGTGTATGATTACATGCCGAATGGAAGTCTGGACAAGCACCTATTCGTGGGGCCAAACGTAGAGCCACTCGAATGGAACGTCCGCTTCAAAATTATTTCAGGAGTAGCCTCTGCCCTACAGTATCTCCATAACGAGTATGAACAAAGGGTTGTTCACCGCGACCTTAAAGCCAGCAACATCATGCTGGATTCAAACTTCAATGCTCGTCTAGGCGATTTTGGCCTTGCACGAGCATTAGAAAATGAGAAAACGTCTTATGCAGAGGCCCAGGGGGTTTTAGGCACCATGGGGTACATTGCACCTGAATGCTTCCACACAGGAAAAGCTACTCAACAATCAGATGTTTATGCATTTGGGGCAGTCTGTCTTGAAGTTGTGTGTGGCAGACGTCCTGGATCCAAGATTGACAGGTATAATTTGTTGGTGGATTGGGTTTGGTCCTTGCACCGTGAAAGGAGATTGCTCGAGGCTGTGGATCCAGGATTGGGGGAAAATTACGTTGCAGAAGAAGCAGAGAGGCTGCTTCTGTTGGGGCTGGCATGTTCACATCCGGATGCTAATGAGAGGCCTAAAACACAGGCTATATTTCAGATGATCATCTCAGGGACTATGCCTGTGCCTGAGGTGCCGCCGTTCAGGCCAGCATTTGTGTGGCCTGCTGCAGGACCGATAGATTTGGATTCGAGTTCTGCTTTTTCCACTTCACAGTACCTCAGCAAGGAGAGCTATACAGGGAACACGGACTCTTTGGTGTAA